The Capsicum annuum cultivar UCD-10X-F1 unplaced genomic scaffold, UCD10Xv1.1 ctg58554, whole genome shotgun sequence DNA segment ggggtttttcttcgtgagaaagcatCAATCgcttgagttctagaagatacttgtttctagcctcatcatcctggatatgttctataatgtcaaatagGATCTCTTTAGGATTTCCGGTAATGACATTAATGGTCTTTCTGGTGCAGGTGCAGAAAGTACCGCTACAGGCACATTCTTGGCCTGATTGGGATTGATCGGACTCATAAGCAGCATTGATGAACTCTTCATCGCTGTAGTCCTCACTGGATGAGGTGTAGGAGGACTCTGAAGAATCAGGCGAGTCTTCCATTATAGAAAATAGACTAGCTCTGGTTTCTTCTGAGAGATCTAGCTGgttaatcttcttcttcttattggaCTTGCAATCCTTTGCCcggtggcctgtcttgccacaagtccaacaagtgtCTTTAGCCTTAGAGATTTTCCTTTTGGTGGATTTTCTAGTTGGTTTATAAGAATCTCGTTTGAAGGGTTTCTTACTAGAAGTAGCCTTCTTAATAGGTTTGGAAGTCCTTTTCTTATGCCTTTTGCCAGGGCTGGTAAATCCATAGTCTTGACAGAAAGTTCCTAGTCCGTActtggaagtactatctttcttaagttgaTTCTT contains these protein-coding regions:
- the LOC124893392 gene encoding uncharacterized protein LOC124893392; its protein translation is IDLCTDIKLKNQLKKDSTSKYGLGTFCQDYGFTSPGKRHKKRTSKPIKKATSSKKPFKRDSYKPTRKSTKRKISKAKDTCWTCGKTGHRAKDCKSNKKKKINQLDLSEETRASLFSIMEDSPDSSESSYTSSSEDYSDEEFINAAYESDQSQSGQECACS